From bacterium, a single genomic window includes:
- a CDS encoding dihydroorotate dehydrogenase electron transfer subunit, which produces MDIFSCVVTGNNKLCSNVFILNIRAPEIAESAKSGQFVHIRVSNSIDPLLRRPFSIHHVDKRKQEVSVLFRVIGRGTEILANVKEGVLLDVMGPLGRGFDIREDFDHALIAGGGMGVAPLFFLADEIAKAGKKATFLWGAKSKEEIWNAGYLRDRNIEVKFATDDGSIGHKGFVTDLIARFILNTDPNIKVRGFICGPNPMLAKVQSMTDKIGIEWYVSMEERMACGVGVCMGCAVQMKNKSYKMACKDGPVFKLEDIDFDG; this is translated from the coding sequence GTGGATATATTTTCCTGCGTTGTAACCGGAAACAATAAATTATGCAGTAATGTTTTTATCCTGAATATTAGAGCTCCTGAAATAGCTGAATCCGCAAAGAGCGGACAGTTTGTACATATCAGAGTTAGTAATTCCATAGACCCGCTTTTAAGGCGGCCTTTCTCAATTCATCACGTTGATAAAAGAAAGCAGGAAGTCTCTGTCCTTTTTCGTGTTATAGGCAGGGGCACTGAGATTCTCGCTAATGTAAAAGAAGGGGTTCTACTTGATGTTATGGGGCCGCTTGGCAGAGGATTTGATATAAGAGAGGATTTTGATCATGCTCTTATTGCAGGAGGCGGAATGGGTGTTGCACCTCTTTTTTTCCTCGCTGATGAAATTGCCAAAGCAGGGAAAAAAGCAACATTTTTGTGGGGTGCGAAATCAAAAGAAGAAATATGGAATGCCGGTTATTTAAGGGATAGAAATATTGAAGTTAAATTCGCGACAGATGATGGATCTATAGGCCATAAAGGGTTTGTTACAGACCTTATTGCAAGGTTTATTCTCAATACTGACCCGAATATCAAAGTTAGGGGATTTATCTGCGGGCCGAATCCAATGCTTGCAAAAGTACAGTCTATGACTGATAAAATAGGTATTGAATGGTATGTTTCCATGGAAGAGAGAATGGCATGCGGAGTAGGTGTATGTATGGGCTGTGCAGTACAGATGAAGAATAAGAGTTATAAAATGGCATGTAAAGACGGTCCCGTATTTAAATTAGAGGATATAGATTTTGATGGTTGA